A window of the Gossypium hirsutum isolate 1008001.06 chromosome A03, Gossypium_hirsutum_v2.1, whole genome shotgun sequence genome harbors these coding sequences:
- the LOC107886183 gene encoding inositol polyphosphate multikinase beta, with product MFKIPKHQVAGHQAIDGNLGPLVDDSGRFYKPLQDDERGTTELAFYQSFSSKLPHHIRGFFPVFYGTQLVEASDGSGLHPHLVLQDITSNHLNPSILDVKIGSRTWYPEASEDYIQKVLEGDRLTTTVTLGFRISGLQIYESKESGYWKPARKEVKSFSADDVRLVLRKFVSLNLEPEPDCCFASTIYGGCSGILEQLLELKAWFEDQTVYHFHSCSLLLLFDKESVLNGRTVPFKVKLIDFAHTVEAKGVIDHNFLGGLCSFIKFVSEVLTDFKVPTIEARFN from the coding sequence ATGTTTAAGATTCCAAAGCATCAGGTTGCTGGTCATCAAGCCATTGATGGAAATCTCGGCCCGCTCGTAGACGATTCAGGACGTTTCTACAAGCCTCTCCAGGACGATGAACGCGGCACCACGGAGCTGGCCTTCTATCAATCATTCTCTTCCAAGCTTCCACATCACATCCGCGGGTTCTTTCCTGTTTTTTACGGCACCCAACTTGTGGAGGCCTCTGATGGGTCTGGTTTACATCCCCATCTTGTCTTACAAGATATAACCTCCAATCACCTTAATCCATCCATCTTGGACGTTAAAATCGGTTCCAGAACCTGGTACCCTGAAGCATCCGAAGATTACATCCAAAAGGTTCTCGAGGGAGACAGATTAACGACTACTGTCACCTTAGGGTTTAGAATATCTGGATTGCAGATATATGAAAGCAAGGAATCGGGATATTGGAAACCAGCAAGGAAGGAAGTCAAGAGTTTTAGTGCCGATGATGTTAGATTAGTTCTGAGGAAGTTTGTTTCATTAAATCTGGAACCGGAACCGGATTGTTGTTTTGCTTCTACCATATATGGTGGTTGTTCAGGGATTTTGGAACAATTATTGGAGCTGAAAGCATGGTTCGAGGATCAAACggtttatcattttcattcatgttcACTTCTCCTCTTGTTTGATAAAGAATCGGTTTTGAATGGAAGGACAGTACCGTTTAAAGTTAAACTCATCGATTTCGCTCATACTGTGGAAGCTAAAGGTGTTATCGATCATAATTTCCTGGGTGGACTATGCTCCTTTATCAAGTTCGTCTCTGAGGTTCTCACAGATTTCAAAGTACCCACAATCGAAGCTCGTTTTAATTAA